The nucleotide sequence TGGCACAGGTGGCTGTGCTGGAAAATGCTTCCACAGGCACACTCACCTTGATGTCGCCCGGAGAGGTGCCCGTCCAGCCCAGCAATCCACGTCCTGTTCGGGATGCCCTGCTGACAGGTGCCCTGATGCTGCTGCTGAGTGGCGGTGCATTGTTGACGCTCGATGCCCTCCGCAGACGGGTGATGTCGGAAGAAGATCTGGTGGGGTTCGGGTTGCCTGTGGTGGGCAAATTGCCCCGAATCATGAGCAAGGACCTCAAGAAAGGCATGGTGGAAGCCACACGCTCTGGAGCGCTTTATGAAGCCAGCGGATTTTTGCGGGTCAACCTCATGTCGGTGCTGGAAACCTCCCGCGAAAAAACCCTGATTGTGTCCAGTGCCCGTTCCGGTGAAGGAAAAAGCAGTGTCAGTGCCTCTCTGGCAGAAGCTTTTGGAACGGCAGGGCAGAAAGTGCTGCTGATTGACATGGACCTGCACCGTCCCACCCAGCACAAACTCTGGGCCTCCCGCATGCAACGCACACGCCCCCTCCCCGGATCCACCGATCTGAACGACAAGCGCACCAACATTCAGGATGCCCTGCGTCATCCAGAGGGCGCTTTTGTTTTTCAGGTCAGTGAAAATGTGGATTTGCTGCCCGCTGGCCCGGCACAACGCTCGGCCAGCCACGTCACCAACCACCTGAAGCTGCACGACCTGCTGGACAGGTGGAGCAGCCAGTACGATCTGGTGATCCTCGACACCCCACCCATTCTGGCCCTCTCCGATGCGCTGACCCTCACCCGCAATGCTGCAGGCATCCTGATGGTGGTGGAAGCCCACGGAACCATGGTTCACAACGTGGAAACCGCCATCCGCAGCACCCGCACCGCCAACAGCAGGGTGCTGGGCTTTGTGCTCAACAAAGGCACCGAACGGGAAGACCAGTACTATTACTACCACAATTACCGTCCAGAGAAAACCTGATCCACACAACACTTTCACCTCCCCTGTCGCAAAAACCCGTGATGCATTCTCCCCTTCTGCATTGCCTGGAGGAGTCGATATGAACAAGAAGGCATGGTTGTTGTTGAGCAGCACTTCGATTGCCCTGGTGGCACCTCTGGCCGTGGCCCAGAAAGCCCAGAACCTGACCAGTGTCACAGGGATCCAGTTGCTGGTGGGGGTGGCCAAACTCAAAGGCATCACCCTCACAGACCTCCAGATGAAAGACCTGCTGGCCCAGCCTGCAGGCTCGACCGCCCAGACGCTTGCGGTGTTGTTGAAGGTGCCTCTCAGCACCATCAACAAGCTGGCCTCCAAAGGCGAGGCTCCGCTCACCGCTGGAGAGTTGACGGTTGCCTCTGTGGAGATTGCCACAGGAAAAGCCCTCACCCCAGAGCAGCAAAAGCAATTGACCGACGCGGTGAACAATGGCCAGGTGCAACCCATCACCAACCTCGAAGGGGCAAGCGACCTGATCACCAACCCGGAAGGCAATCCAGTGATCGATGCTTCTGGTGCAGGTGTCACACAAAAAGGCTGAACGCAAGATCCCCCCGGAAGGGTTTCGGGGGCTTTGGAGCATTTGACAGACAACCTCTGGTTGCTCCGTCAAAGCGGGAAGTTCTGAGACAAGAGGATTTTGATGGATCCTCTTGTTTCCTTGCTCAACACAGCATGGGGCAAAACATGACCATCTTCCTCAAACTGGCGGTCCCTGTGGCTTGCGGGCTTCTGGTGTTGCCCCTCTTTCAAGCTGCACAGCACGATTGGCAAAGCGACCTGCTCTTGCAAGCTGCAGAACGACAGACCGGGCAATTTGATTTTGACCTCGCCGCAGTGACCCTTCAGAAAGCCATTGACCTGCAGCCCAACAATGCTGCACTTCACCTGTCGCTGGCCAATGTCAGGCGCACCCTGTACAAATTCCGGCAAGAAAAACGCTGGCTTGTGCAAGCAGAAGCCAGTTACAGCAAAGCGGCCCAGCTGAACCCTGTGGATGCCCGCATCCACTACGAGTGGGCCTTGATGTACAGCTGGACCCAGAACCACCCAAAAGCCCTGCAGGTGTTGCAAAAAGCCCTGCAACTGGATCCCAACAACGGAGGCTACTGGTTGGAACAAGGACGGTATCTGGAACGACTGGGCAAAATCCGGGCAGCCAGAGCAGCCTATGCACAAAGCCAGCGCAAAACCCCCAATGGAGAAGCCAGAGCGGCACTTCTGCGCCTGAAGGAAACACCATGAGATGGATCTGCAGCGCTTCAGGGGTGTTGTGCATCCTCATGGCGATGGTCACCGTGACGGTGGCCCCTCTGGCCAACGGCAGCGTGTATCCCTGGGGAATGGCCCTGTGCACCTTTGCAGGTCTGCTGACCCTGATTCTGGGCACCCTGTGTTGGGCCACATTGCCTGCAGGGCACCACCCGTCACACAGGGCCAATGCCCTCTGGCTGATGGCGGTGGTTTTGTGTGGTGGATGGATCGGGGCCAGCACCCTCTGGGCCACAGAAACCACAGAAGCCAGTCGATACTGTCGGGTGTGGCTGGCTGGACTGGGGGCCGGGGTGGGCATTCACCTGACAGCTTTGCGTTACCGTCATGCCGGTCAATGGGTGCTGGGGGCCGTGGTTGCAGCAGGCACCACCAGTGTGGGGGCGGCTTACCTGCAAGATCAGGGAATTCCAGTGCCGCTCTTAAAACACATGGTGGGTGTTCCAGAGCAGTTTTTGACGGGCAGTTACTTTCATCCCAGCCATTACAGTGGTTATCTGGTGCTGGTGGCCGGAGTGGTCAGCAGCCTGCTGTTTTTTTCCAAAATCCACCTGCACACCCCGCTGCTGCTGATGGTGCTGCTGGGTGTGAACTGGGCCAACTTCCACACCGATGGCAGCAGCACCCCCGCAGTGGTGATGGCCTCTGGTCTTCCCTTGCTGTGGTGGTTGTGGCGGCACAACCGCTGGCTTGGGGTGGGACTGACCGCATTGATGCTTGCAGGAGGTGTTGCTGGTGCAGGGTTGCTCTTGAATGCACAGGGTGCTCCCACTTTTGAGGCCATCAAAACCCATTTTGGAATCCGAAGCCAGAGCTTCGAAGGCTTCTGGACCATCCGGCAGGCCGTCTGGGATTATGGGTGGCGCATGTTTCAGGATGCCCCTTACCTCGGGCATGGGGTGGGCCAGTTCGGGGTGATTTCTCCGATGTACCGGCTCAGCCATGAGACCAGTCCGGTGTATGTCCATGGTGGCTGGGTGAATTACGCCCACAATGACGTGTTGCAAATCCTCAGCGAGCTTGGACTGGTGGGACTGGGACTCTGGCTTGCCGTGTTGCTGCTTGCCATGGTGCACCGGATTCAGGTTTTTCAACTGGTCCTGCTCACCCCCCTGCTGATTTACCTGTTCACAGGCATTTACGACAGCCACCTGACCTCCATTCCCGGCACCATGGTGTCCTTTTATGCCGTGCTCGGCCTGGCAGCCCTGAAACCCCCACCTTCCAGCAGCCCTTCTGGCACTGATCCGTGACCCAAGCGGATTCACAAGGGTCCACAAGGATCCAAAAGGGTCCATTTGTGCCCACATTCCCCTTGTGGACGGAACACAGGTGTTTCTCTAGCGGATGTTTTTTGAGAGGGGAGGATGCGACTGAACCCTCCCCTCTCACTGATCAACGCAACAAAAGCCGAAACCCTGACCTCACCCCCTGAAAAGGGGGTTTTCCATGCCAGAGACACGATCACCTCTGGACCAAAAGCTCCCCCTTTGAAAGGCGTTCTGGTGCAGTTTCTGAATGGAAGCTTGATGGAATGCCTTTCCATGACCACAAAAAAGGGCAGGAAATCCTGCCCTTTCAGCATCTGTGGGACCGATCAATATGCCCCTTCTCGCAGCAGAACCACTTTCACGGTGCGCACCAGAATCACCACATCCAGCCAGATGCTCCAGTTGCGCACATAGTACGGGTCGTATCGGGCCATGCCTGCTGTGCCAGAGTCAGAACGACCGGAAACCTGCCAGAGTCCTGTCACCCCGGGGCGCACATCTTGACGGATCAATTGTGCCCGCTCTGGCAGGATTTTGTTGTGGTAAACGGTCAGTGGACGGGGCCCCACCAGCGACATGTCTCCAAGCAGCACATTGATCAGTTGTGGAAATTCATCCAGACTGGTGCGGCGCAAGAATCCACCCACCCGGGTGATGCGTGGGTCGTTTTTGAGTTTGAAGTCGACTTCCCACTCGGCACGCAAGGCGGGATCCTCCTGAAGGCGTTTTTGCAGGATGGCCTCTGCATTCAGGAACATGGTGCGAAATTTCCAGGTTTTGAAGATTTTGCCCCCCATTCCAATGCGTTCTTGCAAGAAGAGGGGATTCTGGCGGTCCTCCAGCCAGATGGTCAACCCGATCAGGAGGCAGAGCGGCATCCACAAAGGCAGGGTGACCACGATGGCGATCAGGTCAAATGCGCGTTTGAGCATCCTTGAGAACGGATCTTGCAGGTTGCGGGTGATTTCCAGACCCAGCACCCCTCCGAGATCACAGGTGATGGCCCACAAAGACTGCACATCGAAGAGGTCAGGGATGATCAGCACCTTGTGGTATTGCTTGAGTGAGCCCTCCAGCAGGTCGATGTTGCGTTCTCGGGGTGCTCCGGGCATGGCCAGAATGGCAATCGGGGCCCGGGCATCTTGATGGCTGGTGTCCCCGAGCACAGGAATCCCGTGAATGCTGGTGTGCCGGCAGCGGGGATCATCGTCAAAAAAGCCAATGGGACGGTAACCCATTCCCGGTTCAGCTTGCAGGGCTGCAGCCAGCATCTGTCCTGTTTTGGCCGCGCCATAAATCACCACAGGAACCCCCCAGAGGCCCATTTTGCCCAGCAACACCTTGGCAAGGTTGCGGGCGACCAACAACAGGGGCACCCCGAGGAACATCAAGAGCAGGTTGATGGCCCGCAAAACGTTGGGCTCTGTGAAGAAGTAAACCAGCAAGGTCAGCAGGGCAGCCAGCATGCCCAGTTCGGTGGTGAGGCGCAATTCTTGCACCACCCCTTTTCCCCAACCGGGGTAGAACTTCACCATCCATGCTCCGATGTACCAGAAGGTGAGCACCACCGCCAGAATGGCAGGGTTGTACGGGAAGGCACTGAAAGCCTGGGCACTCAGGGAAGCCAGAAAAAAGGCTGTGCCCCATGCCAGAGCATCGAACCCAGCCAGAACGAGGGTGTTGGTGGTCCGTCGGCCCACATAGAAGGCCGAGCGGGCAACCGTCATCGGATGGTGGTAACTCTGATGCTTATAGACCGTCATGAGAAATTTTACCATTGTTTTGATTTTTTGTACATATCAGTACTCAGATTTTTTCGCTTTGAAACGCCATTTTCGCTCATAAATTTAAAATTTGTTCATGAATTTTGCGGATCTGAAAAAAATCAGATCCGCAATTTCGAAATGTGTTATCATCTGAAAGGCACAGGCCCGGCAGACAGGTCAATACCCCCCTGTCAAACCCGGGCCTGTGCCCGATGGTTCACAAACCACTGCACCGAGTGCTGGATGCCTTCCTCCAGAGGCACCTTTGCGGACCATCCCAGGGCCTGAATTCTGGACACATCCAGCAACTTTCGAGGGGTGCCATCCGGACGGGTGGGATCGAAAACCAGTTGACCTTCAAAGCCCACCACCTTTTGGACCAAAACCGCCAGATCACGGATGCTGATGTCCTCTCCGGTGCCCACATTGATGGGGCCTGCAGCACTGAAACGCTCCATCAGAAACAGGCAGGCTTCGGCCAGATCATCCACATGCAAGAATTCCCTGCGTGGCGTGCCTGTGCCCCAGATTTCCACGTGGGGCAATTTTTTCTCTCTGGCTTCCACCATCTTGCGGATCAAAGCGGGAAGCACATGGCTGCCCAGCAGATCGTAATTGTCTTCTGGACCGTACAGGTTGGTGGGCATCGCACTGATGAAATCCCGTCCATGCTGGGTGCGGTAATGGTCGCACAGCTCAATGGCGGCAATCTTGGCCACCGCGTAAGCACGGTTGGTGGGTTCCAGAGGACCGGTCAGCAAAGCCTCCTCTTTGATCGGTTGCTCGGCCAGACGGGGGTAAATGCAACTGCTGCCCAGATTGAGCAG is from Deinococcus misasensis DSM 22328 and encodes:
- a CDS encoding polysaccharide biosynthesis tyrosine autokinase, with amino-acid sequence MSQSPQAVAPTSSRNVAHNEPDLAQVTRVLFRGWWIIGLSVMVSSSLVYLYSNSLPPTYQSVGSVIAVRGETGNNIINSTLVTAPPLPAGAVDEALHTRVVVDSMIRRVEGSNLTPTLKRQVIADLQNELRQNIYRRITVEAKIDQQQTGVYKITASAETPEAASILSGAAVQALLEWDVQRATERLMKSKGSLEKQLSALDLTLARSDRNSLERQTAFTARANVLQSLAQVAVLENASTGTLTLMSPGEVPVQPSNPRPVRDALLTGALMLLLSGGALLTLDALRRRVMSEEDLVGFGLPVVGKLPRIMSKDLKKGMVEATRSGALYEASGFLRVNLMSVLETSREKTLIVSSARSGEGKSSVSASLAEAFGTAGQKVLLIDMDLHRPTQHKLWASRMQRTRPLPGSTDLNDKRTNIQDALRHPEGAFVFQVSENVDLLPAGPAQRSASHVTNHLKLHDLLDRWSSQYDLVILDTPPILALSDALTLTRNAAGILMVVEAHGTMVHNVETAIRSTRTANSRVLGFVLNKGTEREDQYYYYHNYRPEKT
- a CDS encoding tetratricopeptide repeat protein — protein: MTIFLKLAVPVACGLLVLPLFQAAQHDWQSDLLLQAAERQTGQFDFDLAAVTLQKAIDLQPNNAALHLSLANVRRTLYKFRQEKRWLVQAEASYSKAAQLNPVDARIHYEWALMYSWTQNHPKALQVLQKALQLDPNNGGYWLEQGRYLERLGKIRAARAAYAQSQRKTPNGEARAALLRLKETP
- a CDS encoding O-antigen ligase family protein; its protein translation is MRWICSASGVLCILMAMVTVTVAPLANGSVYPWGMALCTFAGLLTLILGTLCWATLPAGHHPSHRANALWLMAVVLCGGWIGASTLWATETTEASRYCRVWLAGLGAGVGIHLTALRYRHAGQWVLGAVVAAGTTSVGAAYLQDQGIPVPLLKHMVGVPEQFLTGSYFHPSHYSGYLVLVAGVVSSLLFFSKIHLHTPLLLMVLLGVNWANFHTDGSSTPAVVMASGLPLLWWLWRHNRWLGVGLTALMLAGGVAGAGLLLNAQGAPTFEAIKTHFGIRSQSFEGFWTIRQAVWDYGWRMFQDAPYLGHGVGQFGVISPMYRLSHETSPVYVHGGWVNYAHNDVLQILSELGLVGLGLWLAVLLLAMVHRIQVFQLVLLTPLLIYLFTGIYDSHLTSIPGTMVSFYAVLGLAALKPPPSSSPSGTDP
- the wbaP gene encoding undecaprenyl-phosphate galactose phosphotransferase WbaP: MTVYKHQSYHHPMTVARSAFYVGRRTTNTLVLAGFDALAWGTAFFLASLSAQAFSAFPYNPAILAVVLTFWYIGAWMVKFYPGWGKGVVQELRLTTELGMLAALLTLLVYFFTEPNVLRAINLLLMFLGVPLLLVARNLAKVLLGKMGLWGVPVVIYGAAKTGQMLAAALQAEPGMGYRPIGFFDDDPRCRHTSIHGIPVLGDTSHQDARAPIAILAMPGAPRERNIDLLEGSLKQYHKVLIIPDLFDVQSLWAITCDLGGVLGLEITRNLQDPFSRMLKRAFDLIAIVVTLPLWMPLCLLIGLTIWLEDRQNPLFLQERIGMGGKIFKTWKFRTMFLNAEAILQKRLQEDPALRAEWEVDFKLKNDPRITRVGGFLRRTSLDEFPQLINVLLGDMSLVGPRPLTVYHNKILPERAQLIRQDVRPGVTGLWQVSGRSDSGTAGMARYDPYYVRNWSIWLDVVILVRTVKVVLLREGAY
- a CDS encoding GDP-L-fucose synthase family protein, yielding MTLPLDARIYVAGHRGMVGSAILRHLRAKGHVHLITRTSQELDLRNQQAVELFFQQEQPEYVFLAAARVGGILANSTFPADFSYDNLSIALNVIHAAHKQGVKKLLNLGSSCIYPRLAEQPIKEEALLTGPLEPTNRAYAVAKIAAIELCDHYRTQHGRDFISAMPTNLYGPEDNYDLLGSHVLPALIRKMVEAREKKLPHVEIWGTGTPRREFLHVDDLAEACLFLMERFSAAGPINVGTGEDISIRDLAVLVQKVVGFEGQLVFDPTRPDGTPRKLLDVSRIQALGWSAKVPLEEGIQHSVQWFVNHRAQARV